The following are from one region of the Thiocapsa rosea genome:
- a CDS encoding inositol monophosphatase family protein — protein MQHPSLNIAIRAARSAGKLLLRYMDRVDSLKIESKSRNDFVSDIDRGAEAIIIQELRARFPDHAILAEESGAQGRGDFQWVIDPLDGTTNYLHGFPQFSVSIALKHKGQLECGVVYDPLREEMYSAARGQGAQLNDRKIRVANRPSLEGALIGTGFPFRDQRHIDVYLRMFKDMTLATAGLRRPGSAALDLAYVAAGRTDGFWEIGLSEWDCAAGALLIAEAGGTVTDLAGGKTFLETGNLIAGNLKVHRAMLDLLTPHLTEQLKA, from the coding sequence ATGCAACATCCAAGCCTCAATATCGCCATTCGCGCCGCACGCAGTGCCGGCAAGCTGCTGCTGCGCTACATGGACCGCGTCGACTCGCTGAAGATCGAGTCCAAGAGCCGCAACGACTTCGTGAGCGACATCGATCGCGGTGCGGAGGCGATCATCATCCAAGAGCTGCGGGCGCGCTTCCCGGATCATGCGATCCTCGCCGAGGAAAGCGGCGCACAGGGTCGCGGCGATTTCCAGTGGGTCATCGATCCGCTCGACGGCACGACCAACTATCTGCACGGATTCCCGCAGTTCTCGGTCTCGATCGCGCTCAAGCACAAGGGGCAGCTCGAGTGCGGCGTGGTCTATGATCCGCTGCGCGAGGAGATGTACAGTGCCGCCCGCGGCCAGGGCGCGCAGCTGAACGATCGCAAGATCCGCGTCGCCAATCGCCCCTCGCTCGAAGGCGCCCTGATCGGGACCGGCTTCCCCTTCCGCGATCAGCGCCACATCGACGTCTATCTGCGCATGTTCAAGGACATGACCCTGGCGACCGCAGGTCTGCGCCGGCCGGGCTCGGCGGCGCTTGATCTCGCCTATGTCGCGGCCGGACGCACCGATGGATTCTGGGAGATCGGTCTCTCAGAATGGGATTGCGCGGCGGGCGCGCTCCTCATCGCGGAGGCCGGCGGCACCGTCACGGATCTCGCCGGCGGGAAGACCTTTCTCGAGACCGGCAATCTGATCGCCGGAAACCTCAAGGTGCATCGCGCGATGCTGGATCTGCTGACACCGCATCTTACCGAGCAGTTGAAGGCTTGA
- a CDS encoding aminoacyl-tRNA deacylase: MSIPCTLESYLKEQCIDFTLVRHPHTGASMHTAQAAHVPGDHLAKGVVVNQDGRYLLVVVPADYHVHLGRLQQHLGEPVGLATESELAGLFPDCEPGAVPPIGAAYELRTLVDRHLMGLPEVYFESGDHEHLIKISGAGFSDLMRAAEVVDVGRHL, from the coding sequence ATGTCTATCCCGTGCACGCTCGAGTCTTACCTCAAGGAGCAATGCATCGACTTCACCTTGGTGCGTCATCCACACACGGGTGCGAGTATGCATACGGCGCAGGCGGCGCATGTCCCGGGCGACCATCTGGCGAAAGGGGTCGTCGTCAACCAAGACGGGCGCTATCTCCTGGTTGTCGTCCCGGCGGACTATCATGTCCACCTCGGGCGACTGCAACAGCACCTCGGCGAGCCGGTGGGCCTGGCGACCGAGTCCGAGTTGGCGGGGTTGTTTCCGGATTGCGAGCCCGGTGCCGTGCCGCCGATCGGTGCGGCCTACGAGCTGCGCACTCTCGTTGATCGTCATCTTATGGGCCTGCCGGAGGTCTACTTCGAATCCGGCGACCATGAGCACCTGATCAAGATCTCGGGAGCAGGATTTTCCGACCTCATGCGTGCAGCCGAAGTTGTCGACGTCGGTCGGCATCTTTGA
- a CDS encoding CDP-archaeol synthase codes for MTPTLQMLALVVWANGVPVLLRLLLGHRFGHPLDAGRLFRDGRPWLGASKTWRGLGAAVLTTPLLAVLLGLPWLLGLIAALGAMSGDLLASFLKRRLGRRPSESVLFLDEIPEALIPALLLMTPLNVSATGVVIVVIAFAFIDLLLTPVAARLRRMLKRTHGWR; via the coding sequence ATGACTCCAACCCTACAGATGCTGGCGTTGGTCGTCTGGGCGAACGGCGTTCCGGTTTTGTTGCGTTTGCTTCTCGGGCATCGCTTCGGGCATCCGCTCGATGCCGGACGCCTCTTTCGCGACGGTCGTCCTTGGCTGGGCGCCTCCAAGACCTGGCGCGGTCTCGGCGCGGCTGTGCTGACGACGCCGCTGCTCGCCGTCCTGCTCGGGCTGCCCTGGCTCCTTGGCCTGATCGCCGCGTTGGGCGCCATGTCGGGGGATCTCCTCGCCAGTTTCCTCAAACGACGTCTGGGGCGGCGGCCGAGTGAATCCGTTCTTTTCTTGGACGAGATCCCGGAGGCGCTGATTCCGGCGCTCCTGCTGATGACGCCCTTGAACGTCTCGGCAACCGGTGTCGTCATCGTCGTGATCGCCTTCGCGTTCATCGATCTGCTGCTGACGCCGGTCGCGGCGCGGCTGCGTCGCATGCTCAAGAGGACCCATGGATGGAGATGA
- a CDS encoding GGDEF domain-containing protein, protein MEMTTLLVAGLAVSVATNIGMATVLLTRRTYPGFGYWVLGTFCRTLGGILILSRGELSPWLTVVLANVLLLADLTCYLRGLQLFRNRPTHGWAEFGLLLSFGALLAWLTFIVPSVNARIVVFGIYSCVVQIWALHVLLTHRPDDFGSGDRLQVFTIAVLTLAELTRAVYSGVLAAPITDFLASPPHHGPLILVGIMAILLLALSQIIMNAQRIEYDYRRAQRRLEEDIAGRERAAEALSESETRFRLAFDNANTGMALVDLQGRFLKVNERMSDIFGYTSAELEGMSVNALTLSEDAAVSPGFIARAVRGETESATFEKRYRHRLGHVVYGQVSSSLVRDPRGQPLYFISQVQDISERRQAEEALRRSLRELQRHDAQMVALNRMNERLLSCDGRASAYGIFAESAEGLFGPNGGGLVVVHEQDDALELVASWGERHGLRPQFAASDCSAFRQGGIFAVPDPLSCRGCRRFQGPPESRYLCVPLAIQDQPLGLLQIVAADTLCEGGFAELRMLAMTVGESIKLTLSNLALREALREQAIRDGLTGLFNRRYLEETLPRELARCNRVGEPLTVAMLDLDHFKRFNDTYGHEAGDLALSAVGNLLGEWVRGSDIVCRYGGEELMLILPATTPDGARGRLEELRSAVTRLRMHCNGVELPGITVSIGSAVAEPHESEATDLIRRADLALYRAKARGRNCVVAFGD, encoded by the coding sequence ATGGAGATGACGACCCTTTTGGTTGCCGGGTTGGCGGTTTCGGTCGCCACCAACATCGGCATGGCGACGGTTCTTTTGACCCGCCGCACTTATCCGGGATTCGGATACTGGGTGCTCGGGACCTTTTGCCGAACGCTCGGCGGGATTCTCATCCTGTCGCGCGGCGAGCTTTCCCCCTGGTTGACGGTCGTGCTGGCCAATGTCCTGTTGCTGGCCGATCTCACCTGTTATCTGCGTGGCTTGCAGCTCTTCCGAAATCGACCGACGCACGGCTGGGCGGAGTTCGGACTCTTGCTCTCGTTCGGGGCGTTGCTGGCCTGGTTGACCTTCATCGTGCCGAGTGTCAATGCGCGGATCGTCGTGTTCGGCATCTATTCCTGTGTCGTACAGATTTGGGCGCTGCACGTGCTCCTGACGCACCGTCCCGATGACTTCGGCTCAGGAGACCGCCTGCAGGTCTTCACCATCGCCGTTTTGACCCTGGCCGAGCTGACGCGTGCGGTCTATTCCGGGGTCCTGGCCGCACCGATCACGGATTTTCTTGCCTCGCCCCCGCATCACGGTCCGCTCATCCTCGTGGGGATCATGGCGATCCTGCTGCTCGCGTTGAGCCAGATCATCATGAACGCGCAGCGCATCGAGTACGACTATCGACGGGCTCAGCGGCGCCTCGAGGAGGATATCGCGGGGCGCGAGCGCGCGGCGGAGGCGCTGAGCGAGAGCGAGACCCGATTCCGTTTGGCGTTCGACAACGCCAATACCGGGATGGCGCTGGTCGATCTGCAGGGGCGGTTTCTGAAGGTGAACGAACGCATGAGCGACATCTTCGGCTACACGAGCGCGGAGCTCGAGGGGATGTCGGTCAATGCCCTGACGCTATCCGAAGACGCCGCCGTCAGCCCCGGCTTCATTGCGCGCGCGGTTCGAGGCGAGACCGAGAGCGCGACCTTCGAGAAACGCTACCGGCATCGCCTGGGACATGTCGTTTACGGACAGGTCTCCTCCTCCTTGGTGCGCGATCCACGTGGACAGCCGCTTTACTTCATCTCCCAAGTGCAAGACATCAGCGAGCGCAGGCAGGCCGAGGAGGCGCTGCGACGCAGTCTCAGGGAGCTGCAACGCCACGATGCCCAAATGGTCGCGCTTAATCGGATGAACGAGCGGCTCCTGTCCTGCGATGGGCGCGCCTCGGCCTACGGGATCTTCGCCGAAAGCGCAGAGGGTCTTTTCGGCCCGAACGGAGGCGGTTTGGTTGTCGTGCATGAGCAGGACGATGCCCTCGAGCTTGTCGCATCCTGGGGGGAGCGTCATGGTCTGCGCCCTCAGTTCGCGGCATCCGACTGCTCGGCCTTCCGGCAGGGCGGGATCTTTGCCGTCCCCGATCCGCTGAGCTGCCGTGGTTGCAGGCGCTTTCAAGGCCCGCCCGAGAGTCGCTATCTCTGCGTCCCGCTGGCGATTCAGGATCAGCCGCTGGGATTGCTGCAGATCGTCGCGGCCGATACCTTGTGCGAAGGCGGTTTCGCCGAGCTTCGCATGCTGGCCATGACGGTCGGCGAATCCATCAAGCTGACCTTGTCGAACCTGGCACTTCGCGAGGCGCTGCGCGAGCAGGCGATCCGAGACGGGCTGACCGGCCTGTTCAATCGCCGTTATCTGGAAGAGACCTTGCCGCGCGAACTTGCGCGGTGCAACCGGGTGGGCGAGCCGTTGACCGTCGCGATGCTCGATCTGGATCATTTCAAGCGGTTCAACGATACCTACGGCCACGAGGCCGGCGATCTTGCCCTGTCGGCGGTGGGAAACCTTCTGGGTGAGTGGGTGCGCGGCAGCGATATCGTTTGTCGCTATGGCGGGGAGGAGTTGATGCTGATCCTGCCCGCTACGACCCCGGACGGTGCTCGCGGTCGTCTCGAGGAGCTGCGATCGGCGGTCACGCGCCTGCGGATGCACTGCAACGGCGTCGAGTTGCCGGGGATTACGGTCTCGATCGGATCGGCGGTGGCCGAGCCGCATGAGTCGGAAGCGACCGATCTGATCCGCCGTGCCGATCTGGCCCTTTACCGAGCGAAGGCTCGCGGGCGCAACTGCGTTGTCGCCTTCGGCGACTAG
- a CDS encoding metallophosphoesterase translates to MDTEDTTRDLEGIDLTGLTARIGRTHLRQRLGLEGDHEVFVLRRPGAHFFYPENWYSVHGAIRTCLRISGLYGRAQRNARNLQVKHHRVAVANLPSAFEGFRILHLTDLHVDMEDRNTHAISECVRALHYDLCVLTGDYRARTFGPIDRVLSGMATIRLQLKGPVYGVLGNHDTLRLVPGLEALGIRLLLNEAVVIERDGQLIHLAGVDDAHYYQVHNIDRASAEIPDEAVSILLSHTPEIYRLAAHAGFDLMLSGHTHGGQICLPGGIPVVWDARCPRAMASGSWRYGPLTGYTSVGAGTSVVNARLNCLPEVTVHELRRAPL, encoded by the coding sequence ATGGACACCGAAGACACGACCCGAGATCTCGAGGGTATCGACCTCACCGGCTTGACGGCACGCATCGGCCGCACCCACCTGCGCCAACGTCTGGGGCTGGAGGGCGACCACGAGGTCTTCGTGCTGCGCCGCCCCGGCGCACACTTCTTCTACCCCGAGAATTGGTACTCGGTTCACGGCGCAATTCGCACCTGCTTGCGGATCAGCGGACTCTACGGACGCGCTCAGCGCAACGCCCGCAACCTCCAGGTGAAACACCACCGCGTCGCCGTCGCGAACCTTCCCTCGGCTTTCGAAGGCTTTCGCATCCTGCATCTCACCGATCTGCACGTGGACATGGAGGACCGCAACACCCACGCCATCAGCGAATGCGTCCGCGCCTTGCATTACGACCTATGCGTTCTGACCGGCGACTATCGCGCCCGCACCTTCGGGCCGATCGACCGCGTTCTTTCAGGCATGGCGACGATCCGACTCCAGCTCAAGGGGCCGGTCTACGGCGTGCTCGGCAACCACGACACCCTGCGTCTGGTACCGGGCTTGGAGGCGCTCGGGATTCGATTGCTGCTGAACGAGGCGGTCGTCATCGAACGCGATGGCCAGTTGATCCACCTCGCCGGCGTGGACGATGCCCATTACTATCAGGTCCACAACATCGACCGCGCCTCCGCCGAGATCCCGGACGAGGCCGTCTCCATCCTCCTCTCGCACACCCCCGAGATCTACCGTCTGGCCGCACATGCCGGGTTCGACCTGATGCTGAGCGGTCATACTCACGGCGGCCAGATCTGTCTTCCCGGCGGCATCCCCGTCGTCTGGGACGCCCGGTGTCCCCGCGCCATGGCGTCGGGATCCTGGCGCTACGGCCCGCTGACCGGCTACACGTCGGTCGGTGCCGGCACCTCGGTGGTCAACGCCAGACTCAACTGCCTACCCGAGGTCACCGTGCATGAGCTGCGGCGCGCGCCCCTCTAA
- a CDS encoding GH1 family beta-glucosidase — MRIQFPENLIWGAATAAFQIEGAPDVDGKAPSIWDRFTARPGRVQDGSHAGVACDHYRRYADDLDLMATLGLGAYRFSISWPRVMSGPHAQVNRRGLDFYDRLVDGLLEREIRPFATLYHWDLPWFEEQRGGWEARATAWRFADYAEVVARRLGDRVKHWVTVNEPLTVVAAGYVSGDHAPGRRNPLMAFRVAHHLLLAHGAALQRLRGVVPDAHVGPALNLFPVIPRRRGDVRIAERIDALANRLFADPILVGRYPNPVRRLLSAFNWTLRPGDLDLIGQPVDFVGVNHYSRIIIERSRLPWLGFRLARSPDPNAVHTDMDWEIFPRSFLDTLTWLRERYDNPPVYITENGAAFADRVEDDGSVQDTARRDYLEAYLFMLRKALDAGSDVRGYFVWSLLDNFEWALGLSKRFGLVHVDYDTLKRTPKSSAYWYASVCSTGGFDLPEPMYRSLLTTALDDSLDLIEEHDLARATP; from the coding sequence ATGCGAATCCAATTTCCCGAGAACCTGATCTGGGGTGCCGCCACGGCGGCCTTTCAGATCGAAGGCGCTCCCGATGTCGACGGTAAGGCGCCCTCGATCTGGGATCGCTTCACGGCGCGACCGGGGCGCGTCCAGGACGGCAGCCACGCGGGCGTCGCCTGCGATCATTATCGCCGCTACGCCGACGATTTGGATCTGATGGCGACGCTTGGCCTGGGGGCCTATCGCTTCTCGATCTCCTGGCCGCGGGTCATGAGCGGGCCGCATGCGCAGGTGAACCGGCGTGGCCTGGATTTCTACGATCGGCTGGTCGACGGGCTTCTCGAGCGCGAGATTCGGCCGTTCGCGACCCTGTATCACTGGGATCTCCCCTGGTTCGAGGAGCAGCGCGGCGGCTGGGAGGCGCGTGCGACGGCCTGGCGTTTCGCCGATTACGCCGAGGTCGTTGCACGCCGTCTCGGGGATCGCGTCAAGCACTGGGTGACCGTGAACGAGCCGTTGACGGTGGTCGCCGCGGGTTATGTGTCCGGCGACCATGCGCCCGGCCGGCGTAACCCTTTGATGGCGTTTCGCGTCGCGCATCATCTTCTGCTGGCCCACGGTGCCGCGTTGCAGCGCCTGCGCGGTGTGGTGCCGGATGCGCATGTCGGACCTGCACTGAACCTCTTCCCGGTGATCCCGCGACGGCGCGGCGATGTCCGGATCGCCGAGCGTATCGATGCGCTGGCGAACCGACTCTTCGCCGATCCCATCCTGGTCGGCAGGTACCCGAACCCGGTTCGGCGTCTGCTCTCGGCCTTCAATTGGACCTTGCGCCCGGGCGACTTGGACCTGATCGGCCAGCCGGTCGACTTCGTCGGCGTGAACCATTATTCGCGCATCATCATCGAGCGTAGCCGGCTGCCCTGGCTCGGTTTTAGACTGGCACGCAGTCCGGATCCGAACGCGGTGCATACCGATATGGACTGGGAGATCTTCCCGCGCAGCTTTCTCGATACGCTCACCTGGCTGCGCGAGCGTTACGACAATCCGCCGGTCTACATCACCGAGAACGGCGCGGCCTTCGCAGACCGGGTCGAGGACGACGGCAGCGTGCAGGACACGGCGCGGCGCGATTATCTGGAGGCCTATCTCTTCATGCTGCGCAAGGCGCTGGATGCCGGCAGCGATGTCCGCGGCTATTTCGTGTGGAGTCTGCTGGACAATTTCGAATGGGCCTTGGGCCTCTCCAAGCGCTTCGGGCTCGTCCATGTCGACTACGACACCCTGAAACGCACACCCAAGTCCAGTGCCTACTGGTACGCATCGGTCTGCAGCACGGGCGGGTTCGATCTCCCCGAGCCCATGTACCGCTCCTTGCTCACCACGGCGCTCGACGACTCGCTCGATCTCATCGAAGAGCATGACCTCGCGAGGGCAACACCATGA
- a CDS encoding glycosyltransferase: MKASVIIPALNESSLLPKLLDRLDRQTFRDFEIIVADAGSTDGTREICRSRGVTLVDGGMPAVGRNRGAAVAQGARLFFFDADVLPPDDFMQKALKEMDAESMRLATCWFEPDSENPLDELLFELANYFVKLNLKTDPHAGGFAIFVDRELFDRVGGFDESLRLAEDHDFVKRAARHASLHMLESTRIRMSVRRLNKDGRFSYSAKCVQVELYRLFKGEVTEDIVDYGFGYEEKDKAGGADEALKRLSERMEQWRNEHAATIRRLSKGVTPEVQDAMAEIRRNFDTLKESVRAYLSR, encoded by the coding sequence ATGAAGGCAAGCGTCATCATTCCCGCGTTGAACGAGTCCAGCCTGCTGCCCAAGCTGCTCGATCGGCTCGACCGGCAGACCTTTCGCGACTTCGAGATCATCGTCGCGGACGCCGGCTCGACCGACGGCACGCGCGAGATCTGTCGCTCGCGCGGCGTGACCCTCGTCGACGGGGGGATGCCGGCGGTCGGCCGCAACCGTGGCGCGGCCGTCGCACAAGGCGCGCGTCTGTTCTTTTTCGACGCCGATGTCCTGCCTCCGGATGACTTTATGCAGAAGGCGCTCAAGGAAATGGACGCCGAAAGCATGCGGCTTGCCACCTGTTGGTTCGAGCCGGATTCGGAGAATCCGCTCGACGAGCTGCTCTTCGAGCTCGCCAACTATTTTGTCAAGCTCAATCTCAAGACGGATCCGCATGCCGGCGGATTCGCGATCTTCGTCGATCGCGAGCTCTTCGACCGCGTCGGGGGATTCGACGAGTCGCTGCGTCTCGCCGAGGATCACGACTTCGTCAAGCGTGCTGCCCGGCATGCGTCCCTGCACATGCTCGAGTCGACCCGGATCAGGATGAGCGTGCGCCGCTTGAACAAGGACGGGCGCTTCAGCTACAGCGCCAAGTGTGTTCAGGTCGAGCTGTACCGCCTCTTCAAGGGCGAGGTCACCGAAGATATCGTCGACTACGGTTTCGGCTACGAGGAAAAGGACAAGGCCGGTGGAGCGGACGAGGCCCTGAAACGTCTAAGCGAGCGGATGGAGCAGTGGCGAAACGAGCACGCTGCAACGATCCGTCGGCTCTCCAAGGGGGTGACCCCGGAGGTTCAGGACGCCATGGCCGAGATCAGACGCAATTTCGACACCCTGAAAGAGTCCGTCCGGGCCTATCTCTCGCGCTGA
- a CDS encoding fasciclin domain-containing protein has protein sequence MSNEKAPETNPWTIAVVLAVALGPLTALALGSKYADEETRERARAGLVNATPTDSLNAYDATRAPGYVSEKTLGDITGGSAIFSQLQAAIKAAGSEAMLEGEGPYTVFAPSNEAFARVPREQLEALMSDPVALQSLISAHIAPGRLSATQMMQGLTTTNLAGEMVPVGVKGNLKVGDATVSQSIVAKNGIVHVIDRVML, from the coding sequence ATGAGCAACGAAAAGGCACCCGAGACGAATCCCTGGACCATCGCCGTCGTTCTGGCCGTGGCCCTGGGGCCGCTGACCGCCCTCGCACTCGGGAGCAAGTACGCGGACGAGGAGACCCGCGAACGGGCGCGCGCCGGACTGGTCAACGCGACGCCGACCGATTCACTCAATGCATATGACGCGACGCGTGCGCCCGGTTACGTCTCGGAGAAGACGCTCGGCGACATCACCGGTGGCTCGGCGATCTTCAGTCAGCTGCAGGCGGCCATCAAGGCGGCGGGTTCCGAGGCCATGCTCGAGGGCGAAGGCCCCTACACGGTCTTCGCACCCAGCAACGAGGCGTTCGCGCGGGTACCGAGGGAGCAGCTCGAAGCCCTGATGTCGGATCCCGTGGCACTCCAGTCGCTGATCTCCGCACACATCGCCCCGGGTCGCCTGAGCGCGACCCAGATGATGCAGGGTCTGACGACCACCAATCTCGCCGGAGAGATGGTACCGGTCGGCGTGAAGGGCAATCTGAAGGTGGGTGATGCGACCGTGTCGCAGTCGATCGTCGCCAAGAACGGTATCGTCCATGTGATTGATCGCGTGATGCTCTAA